TGTTTAAACTCTTGATGTGGTATGTTTTCAAATCCATCGCTAGCTATGACTGTGGCATTTGTAATTTGATACTTTTTGCAATTCTTTTTCGCCAGTTCTACAGCGCGTTCATTTATGTCAGACATAGTTATCAATCCTGCTGGAGTTTCTGCTCCTAGAACAATACCGACAACTCCATAACCACAGCCTAAGTCGAGCAGTGTGTCTCCGTCTGTGATTTCGACAGTTTCTATCAATAACCTCGTTCCGAAGTCGACTCCACCCTTAGAAAAGACACCAGCATCCGTTAAGAATTCCCATTCCCTATCCTTTAACTTTGCTTTAATTGTAGTTTCGCGGGAGCTAACCGTTGGATTTTTCGAATAATAATGACTCATTCCAATCAACCCCATTCTTTTCTATAATTCGATGGAATTCGGAATAATATACCTATTTTTTACAAAAATAGAGAAATTGATAATAAAAACCCCTGCCCATAGACAAGGGTTATTATCACTAAACTCAACTACTTAACTTCAACAGAAGCTCCTGCTTCTTCAAGCTTAGCTTTAATTTCTTCTGCTTCTTCTTTTCCAACTTTTTCTTTAATTGGAGCTGGTGCACCGTCAACCATAGCTTTTGCTTCTTTAAGTCCAAGACCAGTGATTTCACGAACAGCCTTGATAACGTTGATTTTAGATGCTCCTGCATTGTTTAAGATTACGTCAAATTCGCTTTGCTCTTCAGCAGCGTCAGCAGCAGCTCCACCAACAACAGCAACTGGAGCAGCAGCAGTTACGCCGAACTCTTCTTCGATTGCTTTTACTAATTCATTAAGTTCTAAAACATTCATACCTTTGATAGCTTCAATAATTTGCTCTTTATTCACTTAAAAAACCTCCTGTATTTTCACCTTTTGTGATTTTAATAGTATTTTATGCTTGTTGACCTTCTTCTTCATTTTTCTCAGCAACTGCTTTAACTGCCAACGCAAAATTGCGCATTGGTGCTTGAAGCACGCTAAGGAACATTGAAATAAGACCTTCACGAGAAGGTAAGCTTGCAAGTGCTTTAATCTCTTCGATTGAAACAACTTGACCCTCTACGATTCCACCCTTGATTTCTAATTTGTCGTTCTTCTTTGCGAAATCTACTAATACTTTAGCAGCAGTAACTGCGTCTTCTTCACCAAAAGCGATTGCTGTAGGACCTACTAATACATCATCAAGGCCAGTATAATCAGTCTTTTGTGTAGCAAGACGAGTTAATGTATTCTTAAGAACTTTAAATTCAACGTTATTGTCACGAAGCTGCTTACGTAACTCAGTTACCTGTGCAACATTAAGACCTCGGTAATCAGTTACAATCGTGCTTTTACTGTTTTGCAGTTTTTCAGCTATTTGTTGTACCAACTGTTCTTTTTCTTCACGAACGCCCATCTTTACACCTCCTGTGGTTAATACATATAAAAAGCCTTCGTAGACAACGAAGGCTTGTAATCCGATTCCATAGCTATGACATAGTCATAGTTAATTTATCGTATATACGAACACCTCGGTAGGAGTTTTACAACAAATGGCTTGTCAACCTACTGTCTACGGTTTATCTTTTTTATGAACATTTGCTAATATACCATATCAATAATCCAGTGTCAAATATTTTGTACTACATGGATTATGATTATCTATATTAAAGTTTTTGCAGGTTTACACGTACGCCAGGTCCCATAGTTGTTGCAAGGGTTACGTTACGAATATATACACCTTTTGCTGAAGCCGGTTTTACACGCTTCAATGTCTCGATTACTGCGAAGAAGTTCTCAAGTAATTTTTCATCTTCAAATGAAACCTTACCAATTGGCGCGTGAATGTTACCCGCTTTATCTACGCGGTATTCAATCTTACCTGCTTTAATTTCATTTACTGCTTTCGCAACGTCAAATGTAACAGTTCCTGTCTTAGGGTTTGGCATTAAGCCCTTAGGTCCTAAAACACGTCCTAATTTACCAACGTTAGCCATCATGTCAGGCGTAGCTACGATTACATCAAAGTCAAACCATCCACCTTGAATTTTAGCAATTAGATCATCATCACCTACATAATCAGCGCCAGCAGCTTCTGCTTCTTTCGCTTTTTCGCCTTTAGCGAATACTAATACTCTTTGTGTTTTACCAGTACCGTGTGGTAATACTAAAGCACCACGTAGTTGTTGATCCGCTTTCTTTGGATCTACTCCTAAACGCACAGCAACTTCTACAGTTGCATCAAATTTAGTTACAGTTGTCTTTTTAGCTAGTTCGATCGCTTCATTAGGATCGTACATAGCTTCTTTATTTATAAGCTTTGCAGCATCTAAATACTTCTTACCATTTTTAGCCATTATAATCCTCCTCTGTGGTGTAACGGTATAGACCTCCCACTTATTAAGAGCTGACCACAGTCAACTCTACATACAACAATTAGCCTTCTACGACAATACCCATACTACGAGCAGTACCTTCAACCATACGCATTGCTGCTTCAACGTCAGCTGCATTTAAGTCTTCCATTTTAAGTTCAGCGATTTCACGAACTTTATCACGCTTGATAGTTGCTACTTTTTTCTTATTTGGTTCACCAGAACCAGACTCGATACCAGCCGCTTTCTTAAGCAGTACAGCAGCAGGTGGAGTTTTTGTAATAAATGTAAAAGAGCGGTCTTCAAACACCGTGATTACAACAGGAATAATAAGACCTGCTTGATCCGCTGTTTTTGCGTTAAATTCTTTACAGAAACCCATAATATTAACACCTGCTTGACCTAAGGCTGGTCCAACTGGTGGAGCTGGATTCGCTTTACCTGCAGGAATCTGAAGTTTCACTAATTTAATTACCTTTTTAGCCAATGCAATACACCTCCTTGTCACAATATGTGGTAAACGGGATATACCCTCCCACTACAAATCTAGTGTTCATCAATTAAGCCATGAACACCAATCAGAAACCTATATTTTTTCCACTTGAGTATAATCTAGCTCAACTGGGGTCTCTCTACCAAACATTGATACTAATACTTTAAGCTTAGCTTTCTCATGGTGAATTTCCTCAACGCTTCCTATGAAATCAGCAAACGGTCCTTCAGTAACCCTAACACTTTCTTTAACTTTAAAGTCAATGTTAATCTTGGCTACCTCTACGCCCATTTTCTTGAGGAGTCTTTTCACTTCATCTGGTTGGAGGGGGGTAGGTTTAGAACCTGATCCAGAAGATCCTACGAAACCAGTAACACCTGGTGTGTTACGGACGACATACCAAGAATCATCAGTCATAACCATTTCCACAAGCACATAGCCTGGAAATACTTTTTTCATGACGACTTTCTTTTTACCGTTTTTTGTTTCTGTCTCTTCTTCCATAGGCACTAGGACACGGTAGATTTTGTCCGACATATTCATCGACTCTACACGCTTCTCAAGATTTGCCTTAACTTTATTCTCATACCCAGAATAGGTATGAACTACATACCAGTTTTTATCCATGATATTGGTATTTTACCCTCCTAACAAATGTGCTCTAAAAGAATAATGCTAGTACTCTTCCAAGCATCCAATCAAAAGCATAGAAATAAAGTGTAATTGCAATAACTACACTAAGTACAACTATTGTATATCCCTTAAGCTCTTTACGGTTTGGCCAACGAACTTTCTTCAGCTCGTGCCAACCTTCAACTATAAAATTTTTGGTGTTTGCTAGTCCACCTTTAAGCTTTTCTACAAATGACATAATTTAACACCTTCCTTCCACGTGCGACTAAATAAAGGCATTAGCGAGTCTCTTTATGTGATGTGTGTGCATTGCAATACGGACAAAACTTCTTAAACTCTACGCGATCCGGATTGTTTTTCTTGTTTTTCTTCGTTGTGTAATTACGTCTTTTACATTCTGTACAAGCCATAGTAACGATTACGCGCACGGGATACACCTCCTATAAAACCTAAAAATATCTATGTCGTAAGAATCCTATTTTCTCACGGTTACCTAAAGTAATTTATCACAACTCACAACTGATGTCAATAAAGAAAACTTGACATCAGTTAAGAGTCTTTAGTTTTTAATAAATATTGCCATAACTACAGTATTAAATACATTCACTTCAAATCTATATCACTCTATGGCACTTAGGTCTATCGAGATTACTCGACTAAAAAAGAAATATAATCCCACCATGCGTTACTAATAGCATGAATGAAATATATTTCTTATATAAATTCTGAGCTTAATTTGTTATAGTTGCTGTGGCATGTCACGCAATTCTAAATATTTCTCTATTTTTCGTTTAACTCGTTGTAATGCGTTATCGATTGATTTCACGTGACGATTTAAGTCTATGGCAATTTCGTGATAGGAGCGTCCATCTAAGTAAAGCATTAGTACTTTACGTTCAAGGTCACTCAGCAGCTCACCCATTTTAAATTCTATATCATTAAATTCTTCTTGGTTAATTATTAGTTCCTCAGGGTCAGTTACCTTAGTTCCACATATCACATCTAAAAGTGTACGATCAGAATCCTCGTCATATATCGGCTTGTCGAGGGATATGTATGAATTTAATGGTATATGCTTTTGGCGGGTGGCAGTTTTAATCGCTGTGATTATTTGTCGGGTTATGCATAATTCTGCAAACGCTTTAAACGAAGCTAGCTTGTCCCCTTTAAAATCACGGATAGATTTATATAAACCAATCATACCTTCCTGAATTATATCTTCTCTATCTGCACCTATCAAAAAGTAAGACCTTGCCTTAGCCCTTACAAAGTTCTTATATTTATTAATTAAGAACTCTAGAGCTTTATCATCTCCGTTTTGAATTAGCTCTAAAACGTCCTCATCAGACATTACATGTAGTGCTATAATTTTTATTTCCTCTTCCTTCATACTCACGCGAACTTCCCCCAGACGCACTTGCCATTACGAACCTTGTCCCACAAGCTTTGCTAAAGCAATTATACATTATGTTATCAAATTACGTCAACCAAGGTTAGCCTTCTTTTTTCATTTTCTGCGCCATTTCTCAAAAATTCGAGCTATTTCTGGATTGATGCTACCGGTAAGCTTTGCTCGCTTCTTAGGCTGCTCACTAAGTTGTTCGGAGACTCTTCTTTTCATAACCTCTATCTCGTGCCATAATTCTCTGGAGGATATCCTCAAGGCACCTTTGCCAAAAACAACTCGCTGCTCTAAAAAATCTGAGGTAGCTACATAAACCTTGTGCCCGCTTCGTATATAATCCGTCACGAGTTTTTCAATATATTCGTCAGCCGTTACACCTTCTTTAGTAAAATCGATGCGAAGATTGTTAAGGCTACTTTTCTTTAAGTTACCCTTAGATAAATGAGCATCATAGACGATGATAACCTGCCGCTCAGCAAAGGCACTGTATTCAGATAAAGCTTCCTGAAGTAAGTATCTTGCTTCTTCTAGGCTCTGTTCTTTAATTTTTGCTAGCTCTTTTGATGCCCCAATAACGTTATAGCCATCAACAATCAAATACTCCATCCACGCTACTCCTATTCCCAGACAGCACGAGCCGCTTACCATCATCAAGTTATTTTGATAGTCTTTGCTTTACAATCTCATATGTCATAATCCCAGTTGCTACAGATGCATTCAGGGAGGTAACTTTTCCTAGCATAGGAATTTTAATTAAGTAGTCACACTTTTTCTCAAGCAACGGACCGATGCCTTTGCCTTCACTACCAATCACTAAAATCGTCGGCATATCATAGCTAATCTCATAATAATTCTTGTCCGCTCTAGCATCCGTCCCTACAACCCAGAACCCTTGCTTCTTCATGTCTTCTATGGTGTTTGCAAGATTCGTAACACGGATGATTGGCATATGGGCTATAGCTCCAGCAGAAGCTTTAGCAACTGTTGCCGTTAAGCCAACAGCACGGTGCTTAGCAATAATTACACCTGCGACACCAGCGGACTCTGCCGTTCTGATAATCGAACCAACATTTTGAGGGTCCTGTAATTCCGCCAACACTAGTACAACTGGATTTTTGCTTATATCAATGCTGCTAATCCAGCTATCAAAATCAGTATATGTAACTGATGCTAAAAAGGCTATTAGACCCTGATGGGCTTTTGTTGTTGCTATTTGATCTAGCTTCTGCCGAGTTACAAACTGATATTTGACACCATTCTCCGAAGCAAGCTGCTTAATCTCATCAACCTGACGTGCCCCTTCAGCAATTAATATACGATCCACCTGCTGGCCAGCACGCAGGGCTTCAACAATTGGATTCTTACCCTCTAGTTGTAGTTCGTTGTTTTCTTCCAGACTAGGCTCTGCAGGAGCTTTTTTTTTCTTCACGTTAACCTTCTTCATACTATCCCTCTTCATTTGTTAATTTTACTAGCTTTCATTTCGTATTGCGAAATACTCTTTCACTTGTGCTTGCTGACCACAGCTTAGCTTGCCTTCCTTGCATTTCCCTAACACACAGGATGGAAGCGCTTTCTCATATAAAACATCCGATAGCTCACGTAAAATATTTAACTTCTCTATCGCAAGCTGCCTAATCTCCCATTGGGCATTCATACATGTGCGTTCAGCTAGCATAATTGCGTCCATTCTAGCATTTGTAGAAGTGACCATTTTTATTTGGTCAGCATTTAATAAAAACGGGTATGCTTTATCTTGTCCATAGGTCTCATAGACATATATACGAAAAGCTTTAATTTTTTCGATTAGTTGAAGAAACGGCTCATAGAATGCTGAATCTTTAATTGTAGTTGGCACTAGCACTGGTCTTTCGATATCTAGCAATATACTAAGTAAATCTTCTCGAAAGGTTTCAGGTAAACGATGGCGAACCTGCTGATGATAGGTTACTAAGCTACACATCATACCAAAGGTAGTTCTCGCTTGTTCCGCAATGCTATAATGACCATAACCAAGGACTCTATCAGCTATTTTACGGGCTTTATCTGTTGCATCATCACCCCATGCCGCTAAAATTTCCGATGATGTTTTGCTTTGTGTACTTGTTAACGCCCCTAATCCCACCTGTAAGTCTAGGTTTGCAAACCTATCTAGTAGCACCATAGGTTTTGCAGGTGTAATCTGCTTAATTAGCGGTTCGTATAAATCTTCGAGGGCATCTTTATATTTGTCTCGATCTGATTCCTTAGGTAAGCAAGCAACGATAGTCTTGGGTAGGTTCTTGATTAACTGTTGTTTGAAGTTTAGAAAAACATCCTTATACTTATACTCATGTAGCATTCTAAATAAATCAAACAGTTTATCCCCAGTCATAGACACGCAAATATTAGTCTTCGTAGACAACGGTAATATGTATCTGGCATCTTCGATTGGAATGCCATGTAGATAATTCTCGTTTTTTGGCCTTCCCTTAAACTCACCTGGCTTAAGCTCGGACATTTTTTTATACAATTCAAAGCTTTCATTAGTTAATTGGCGCGCCTTCTCCATATCCGCAGGGCTTAAATCTGGAAGTACAAAACCATCCTCCGTCATAGATACATAGCGTTGGCTTTGCTGAATATAAGAAGCTTTTAGCTCACATAAAAGTGTGCTGGCTATACGGTTAATACCTTCAGCCACAAAAAATATATTAGTCGTTCGGAGAGCATCCTTGTATGCTTGTTCGTCTAATTGGCCTATTTCGTAGCTGTCTAGCCACATAGCTACTCGCTCTAACCCCGTTTGCTCAAAGTTTGTTATCTTCATACTCACTGCTCCTCCCCAACAATACGATTTGTTCAAATACCCATTCTAAGCGCTCCTGTTGGTTTGTTAAATATAGGTAACCAATTAAGCATTCGAATGCCGTACTATATCTATACTCGTTCACAGAAGCATTCTTTGCCGTAGTATGGGATTTCGTGTTCCTACCTCTTCTTACAATGTCTTTTTCTTCTTCTGTTAACTCATCCATCAGCGCATGAATAAAGCGGGACTGGCTTTTAGCACTTACAAATTTCGTTGATTCCTTGTGCAAGAATTGCACCTTGGCAATGCCTGTATTAAGCAAATGTTGTCGTACCATTACTTCGTAAACGGCATCACCAATATATGCTAACGCCAGACTTGATAGTTCACGGTAATTTGGTTTTTTCAACGTTAGTTCACCTTTTTCCATCTGACACCCTGTGGAGTATCTTCTAGAACTATACCCTGTTCTAATAATTGATCGCGAATTTCATCTGCGCGTTGGAAGTTTTTGTTCTTTCGTGCCTGTTGTCGTTCTTGAATTAAAGCTTCAATATCAGCTTCCATAGCAGTTGCCTGCTGCAATTCGATTCTTAATACTGCCATTAATGTCTCTAGAGTTTCTTTGTAACGCTTTAAAATTCTTGCGTCTGTAACTTCTGCACGCATGTATACATTTGCGTCCCTGACAATTTCAAATACTGCCGCAAGTGCTTCTGCCGTATTAAAATCATCATCCATAGATTGTTCAAAATCTTTAATATGCTTAGCTAGCTGTACTTCAAATTCTTCTATATCATTATCTAAATCAACTGATGTTGTTAATCTGTGTTCTATATTACTATAGGTTGTCTTGATTCTCTCTAAACCGTTAGCCGCATATTGTACAAGCTCTTCACTAAAGTTAATTGGACTGCGATAGTGCGCCGATATTAAGAAAAACCGTAATGCCTCAGGTTGGTATAGCTTGCGAAGCTCATTAACAATCATTACATTTCCTAGAGATTTCGACATTTTCTTGTTTTCTATGTTGATGTAGCCATTATGTAGCCAGTAATTTGCAAATGGTTTTCCGTTCAGAGCTTCACTCTGGGCCACTTCGTTCTCATGATGTGGAAAAACTAAATCTTGACCTCCTGCATGAATGTCAATCGTCTCCCCTAAGTACTTCTTTGCCATTGCTGAACATTCTATATGCCAGCCTGGTCTACCCTTACCCCATGGGCTATCCCAGGCTATTTCAGTATCTTTCGTCGACTTCCAAAGCGCAAAATCCAGGGGATTTTTCTTACGTGGATCTATTTCAATCCTTGCACCTGATTGCAAATCCTCTAATTCCTGCTTTGATAGCTTGCCGTAGTCCTCATAGCTTACAGTGTCGAAGTAGACATCTCCATCCCTTTCATAGGCGTAGCCTTTTTCTATCAGTTGCTCTACAAAAGATATGATTTCTGAAATATGCTCCATCACTCGTGGATGTACATTTGCCCGCTTAATACCCAAAGCATCAGCATCCGCAAAGTAGGCATCAATATATTTTTCTGCAAGCTGCTCAACTGTGGTGTTTTCTTCCTTGGCTTTATTAATTAGCTTATCATCGACATCGGTAAAGTTCTGCACATAGATAACTTCATAGCCTCGATATTCTAAATAGCTTCTAACAACATCAAACATTGTAAAAGCTCTAGCGTTGCCTATATGAATATAGTTGTATACTGTAGGGCCACACACGTACATTTTAACCTTACCTGGTTCCATGGTTTTTAAAGGTTCTTTCTTTTTTGTTAATGTATTATAAACGTTAATTGTCACTTTTTACACGCTCCCTCAATTCATCAATTTCGAGCCTTAGCTCAGCCATCTGCCTTTGCATATCGCATAGGATGTTTGCTACTGGGTCAGGAAGCTGGTCATGGTCAAGCTTTGTCCCAACACGTTTGCCGTTTCGCATTACGATTCTCCCTGGTATGCCGACAACTGTTGAGTCCTCAGGAACATCTCTCAGCACTACTGACCCCGCTCCAATTTTAGCGTTTTCACCAATTGTAATTGACCCTAACACTTTAGCGCCTGTCGCTATGAGGGCCCCATTTTTTATTGTAGGATGTCGTTTTCCTTTTTCCTTGCCAGTACCCCCAAGTGTAACGCCCTGATACAAGGTTACATCATCACCAATTTCCGTCGTCTCGCCAATAACGACACCCATCCCATGATCTATAAATAAGCGCTTACCTATTGTTGCTCCTGGATGAATTTCAATACCAGTCAACCAACGACTAACCTGCGATATAAAACGCGCTAAAACAAACCATTTCCGTTTATATAGTCTATGTGCAATTCTATGCGCCCATAGGGCATGTAGCCCTGCGTAGCACGTTAAAACCTCTAACACGTTTCTAGCTGCTGGGTCGCGCTCGAAAACAGCTTCTATGTCAGATTTTATATTTTTAAACACAGCTCTCACTCCTATTAATAAAAAAAGAAACCCCCTCTAAACAGAGACGATTTCTTCGTGGTTCCACTCTGATTATATAGCAGCTATTAATAGCTACTATATCACTCATAACTCAGTTAACGGTGTCCCGCTACAGGCTACTAGTTTCACCTGTAAAGCTCAAAGGTGCATTCCAAACCCTCCATGTAAGCATCTCAGCAATTGCTTACTCTCTGTAAAATGGGGCGAATTTGTACTTTCCTTTTCAACGCTCAATTATATGCAACTACACTTTTTATAACATAGCAGTATGTTTTTTGCAAGTCTGCAGTCGCCCAATTACACGCTCTTTACCTAATAACCAGAGAGATTTATTTAGGTCAGGGCCATGAAGCACTCCCGTCGCTGCCACACGAACTGGCATAAATAGCTGCTTGCCTTTAACACCTGTTTCCTTTTGTACAGTTTTAAATGCAGCTTGTATTGCACCTGGTTCATACTGTTCAATTTGTTCTACTTGTTGAATAAAGCTATCTAGCACCACCTGCACTTGTTCGCCTGCCAAAACTTCTTTAGCTTCATCATCATAGGCTATTGCCTGTTCAAAAAAGCGGGCTACGAGTTCTGGAAATTGCGCTGCATAATCTGTTCTCTCAACGTACAATTCTATTAGTCCATGAAGCCATTCAGTTGTATCATCATCAATGGCCTCTCCAATATAGCCTGCTTTTTGCAGATGTGGAATCGCTAGGTTAGTTACATATTCTATGTCAGCCTGCTTAAGATAATGATTATTCATCCAATTTAATTTCTCAGCATCAAAAACTGCAGGGTTTTTCGCTACTCTATCCAAGCTAAATTCTTGAATTAGCTCATCCATGCTAAATATCTCTTGTTCGCCTTCTGGCGACCAGCCTAATAATGCTAGGAAATTCACTATCGCCCCTGGGACAAAACCTAGGTCACGATATTGCTCTACAAACTGGATTACGGATTCATCACGCTTACTCATTTTTTGTCTATCTTTACCCAAGATTAACGACACATGAGCAAAGGTAGGAATTTCAAACCCTAGTGCTTTATATATCAAGACTTGTCGTGGTGTATTGGATAGATGCTCCTCACCACGGATTACATCGGTAATCTCCATCAGATGATCATCGATAGTAACTGCCATATTGTATGTTGGCATTCCATCTGATTTAATAATAACAAAATCGCCGATACCATCGCTCTCAAAACTTACCCTACCACGCACTTGATCTCTAATCACGATATTTTCATTTTGTGGTACACGGAAACGCACAACTGGTTTGCGCCCTTGTTCAGCTAGAGCTTTTTCCTCTGCATCATTAAGGCTTCTACATTTCCCTAGATAACGTGGCGTTTCACCCTTAGCCATAAGCGCTTCGCGTTCCGCCTCAAGCTCCTCAGGGGCGCAATAGCAGCGATAGGCATGGCCTGTTTCTAGTAGCTTGTCTACATATGGCCTATAAAGATCTAGTCGTTCTGACGATCGGTACGGCCCGTGAGGCCCACCAACCTCTGGCCCTTCATCCCAATCAATACCAAGCCAGCGCATACTTTCTAGCATTTTCGCCTCTGCACTAGCAACATTTCGGTTTTGGTCCGTATCTTCAAATCGCAAAATAAATTTCCCATTGTTTTTTTTGGCATATAAATAATTAAATAGTGCTGACCTTGCTCCTCCAATATGTAGATGTCCTGTAGGACTTGGTGCAAACCTAACTCTTGTTTCTTTCATTGTATGTATTCCCTCCGATACTTAGCAGTTTTTTTCTAGCATAACTACAGCCTGCGCTGCAATCCCCTCTTCTCTACCAGTAAAACCGAGACGTTCAGTAGTAGTAGCCTTCACACCGACTT
This Desulfuribacillus alkaliarsenatis DNA region includes the following protein-coding sequences:
- a CDS encoding class I SAM-dependent methyltransferase produces the protein MSHYYSKNPTVSSRETTIKAKLKDREWEFLTDAGVFSKGGVDFGTRLLIETVEITDGDTLLDLGCGYGVVGIVLGAETPAGLITMSDINERAVELAKKNCKKYQITNATVIASDGFENIPHQEFKHIITNPPIRAGKAKIYQLFDETTKYLGHSGSLWVVMHKKHGAESAIKKLENLYKSVKIVNKKSGYHIIKADNS
- the rplL gene encoding 50S ribosomal protein L7/L12 codes for the protein MNKEQIIEAIKGMNVLELNELVKAIEEEFGVTAAAPVAVVGGAAADAAEEQSEFDVILNNAGASKINVIKAVREITGLGLKEAKAMVDGAPAPIKEKVGKEEAEEIKAKLEEAGASVEVK
- the rplJ gene encoding 50S ribosomal protein L10 — encoded protein: MGVREEKEQLVQQIAEKLQNSKSTIVTDYRGLNVAQVTELRKQLRDNNVEFKVLKNTLTRLATQKTDYTGLDDVLVGPTAIAFGEEDAVTAAKVLVDFAKKNDKLEIKGGIVEGQVVSIEEIKALASLPSREGLISMFLSVLQAPMRNFALAVKAVAEKNEEEGQQA
- the rplA gene encoding 50S ribosomal protein L1, yielding MAKNGKKYLDAAKLINKEAMYDPNEAIELAKKTTVTKFDATVEVAVRLGVDPKKADQQLRGALVLPHGTGKTQRVLVFAKGEKAKEAEAAGADYVGDDDLIAKIQGGWFDFDVIVATPDMMANVGKLGRVLGPKGLMPNPKTGTVTFDVAKAVNEIKAGKIEYRVDKAGNIHAPIGKVSFEDEKLLENFFAVIETLKRVKPASAKGVYIRNVTLATTMGPGVRVNLQKL
- the rplK gene encoding 50S ribosomal protein L11, which produces MAKKVIKLVKLQIPAGKANPAPPVGPALGQAGVNIMGFCKEFNAKTADQAGLIIPVVITVFEDRSFTFITKTPPAAVLLKKAAGIESGSGEPNKKKVATIKRDKVREIAELKMEDLNAADVEAAMRMVEGTARSMGIVVEG
- the nusG gene encoding transcription termination/antitermination protein NusG, which encodes MDKNWYVVHTYSGYENKVKANLEKRVESMNMSDKIYRVLVPMEEETETKNGKKKVVMKKVFPGYVLVEMVMTDDSWYVVRNTPGVTGFVGSSGSGSKPTPLQPDEVKRLLKKMGVEVAKINIDFKVKESVRVTEGPFADFIGSVEEIHHEKAKLKVLVSMFGRETPVELDYTQVEKI
- the secE gene encoding preprotein translocase subunit SecE; this translates as MSFVEKLKGGLANTKNFIVEGWHELKKVRWPNRKELKGYTIVVLSVVIAITLYFYAFDWMLGRVLALFF
- the rpmG gene encoding 50S ribosomal protein L33, which translates into the protein MRVIVTMACTECKRRNYTTKKNKKNNPDRVEFKKFCPYCNAHTSHKETR
- the sigH gene encoding RNA polymerase sporulation sigma factor SigH, yielding MKEEEIKIIALHVMSDEDVLELIQNGDDKALEFLINKYKNFVRAKARSYFLIGADREDIIQEGMIGLYKSIRDFKGDKLASFKAFAELCITRQIITAIKTATRQKHIPLNSYISLDKPIYDEDSDRTLLDVICGTKVTDPEELIINQEEFNDIEFKMGELLSDLERKVLMLYLDGRSYHEIAIDLNRHVKSIDNALQRVKRKIEKYLELRDMPQQL
- a CDS encoding NYN domain-containing protein, producing MEYLIVDGYNVIGASKELAKIKEQSLEEARYLLQEALSEYSAFAERQVIIVYDAHLSKGNLKKSSLNNLRIDFTKEGVTADEYIEKLVTDYIRSGHKVYVATSDFLEQRVVFGKGALRISSRELWHEIEVMKRRVSEQLSEQPKKRAKLTGSINPEIARIFEKWRRK
- the rlmB gene encoding 23S rRNA (guanosine(2251)-2'-O)-methyltransferase RlmB, whose amino-acid sequence is MKKVNVKKKKAPAEPSLEENNELQLEGKNPIVEALRAGQQVDRILIAEGARQVDEIKQLASENGVKYQFVTRQKLDQIATTKAHQGLIAFLASVTYTDFDSWISSIDISKNPVVLVLAELQDPQNVGSIIRTAESAGVAGVIIAKHRAVGLTATVAKASAGAIAHMPIIRVTNLANTIEDMKKQGFWVVGTDARADKNYYEISYDMPTILVIGSEGKGIGPLLEKKCDYLIKIPMLGKVTSLNASVATGIMTYEIVKQRLSK
- a CDS encoding FAD-dependent thymidylate synthase, whose product is MKITNFEQTGLERVAMWLDSYEIGQLDEQAYKDALRTTNIFFVAEGINRIASTLLCELKASYIQQSQRYVSMTEDGFVLPDLSPADMEKARQLTNESFELYKKMSELKPGEFKGRPKNENYLHGIPIEDARYILPLSTKTNICVSMTGDKLFDLFRMLHEYKYKDVFLNFKQQLIKNLPKTIVACLPKESDRDKYKDALEDLYEPLIKQITPAKPMVLLDRFANLDLQVGLGALTSTQSKTSSEILAAWGDDATDKARKIADRVLGYGHYSIAEQARTTFGMMCSLVTYHQQVRHRLPETFREDLLSILLDIERPVLVPTTIKDSAFYEPFLQLIEKIKAFRIYVYETYGQDKAYPFLLNADQIKMVTSTNARMDAIMLAERTCMNAQWEIRQLAIEKLNILRELSDVLYEKALPSCVLGKCKEGKLSCGQQAQVKEYFAIRNES
- a CDS encoding Mini-ribonuclease 3, with the protein product MEKGELTLKKPNYRELSSLALAYIGDAVYEVMVRQHLLNTGIAKVQFLHKESTKFVSAKSQSRFIHALMDELTEEEKDIVRRGRNTKSHTTAKNASVNEYRYSTAFECLIGYLYLTNQQERLEWVFEQIVLLGRSSEYEDNKL
- the cysS gene encoding cysteine--tRNA ligase, whose product is MTINVYNTLTKKKEPLKTMEPGKVKMYVCGPTVYNYIHIGNARAFTMFDVVRSYLEYRGYEVIYVQNFTDVDDKLINKAKEENTTVEQLAEKYIDAYFADADALGIKRANVHPRVMEHISEIISFVEQLIEKGYAYERDGDVYFDTVSYEDYGKLSKQELEDLQSGARIEIDPRKKNPLDFALWKSTKDTEIAWDSPWGKGRPGWHIECSAMAKKYLGETIDIHAGGQDLVFPHHENEVAQSEALNGKPFANYWLHNGYINIENKKMSKSLGNVMIVNELRKLYQPEALRFFLISAHYRSPINFSEELVQYAANGLERIKTTYSNIEHRLTTSVDLDNDIEEFEVQLAKHIKDFEQSMDDDFNTAEALAAVFEIVRDANVYMRAEVTDARILKRYKETLETLMAVLRIELQQATAMEADIEALIQERQQARKNKNFQRADEIRDQLLEQGIVLEDTPQGVRWKKVN